The genomic stretch ATCAGATCGAACTCCTCGACGGTCTTCTTCGCGCCCGTTGCCACCGGGAAGAACACTTTCTCACGCCGTAACATCTCCTCGACCGACGCCCGATCCGCATCCGTTACGCCGATGAGCACCACCCCCGCATCCCGGCCGTACCGCGAGGCGTTCACCAGTACCATCAACGGCATCACGCTCTCGCCCCCGGGATGCCACGACACCCAGAAGAATAATACCACGATCCGCCCGCGGTGCTCGGCCAGCGAGACCGGCTCACCCTTCGGGTGGGTATTGAGCCATTCGCGGGCCTCGATGTCGGGGGCATAGGCACCCTTGGGCAGGTCCGCTCGTCCGACCTGGATTCCCAGCAGAGTCGCGAGAACTAGCACGCCGCATGTGTACTTCATCACAGCACCTCCGTCGTCCCGGTTGAGCCGCACGCCCAACGGCTCCGCGCCGGGATTGGACCCGGCGCCGCGACGAGTTCCGTTATACTCCCCACGCGCGCAAACACAAGCGCCACACTTGCTTGCCACCGGGAGAACCGTCTTGGGGCGGTCGGCTGTACCACCCCGGACAGACCGCATCGAACGGTTCGCCAGCCAGTGCCTCCGTGGCGCCGCACCCCGGAGTTCGAGCATGTTCGCCAGCCATCCCGATGATTGTACGCTCCTCGAAATGCGTAACATCACCAAGTCGTTTGACGGCGTACCCGTTCTCCTCGGGGTGAACTTCGACCTCCGTGCGGGTGAGGTCCACGCCCTGGTCGGAGAAAATGGGGCCGGCAAGAGCACGCTCATCAAAGTCCTCGCCGGAGTGCATCGCGACTGGGGAGGGGACGTATGGTTACGCGGTCGAACGGTGCGATTCTCCGGGCCACGGGCGGCGTCCCAGGCCGGCGTGGCCGTGATTCATCAGGAGTTGGCCCTCGTGCCAGGGCTCACGGTGGCAGAAAACCTCTTCCTCGGCCGTGAGCCGCGCACCCCGTGGGGTACGCTCAATCGCCACACTATGGACACCCGTGCCGCTGCGGTGCTGCAAGAAGACCTCGGCATACAAGTAGACCCGCGGGGGCTGGCAGGAGCGCTTCCGCTGGCGACCCGCCAGGTACTTGAAATCGCCAAGGCGCTGCTCATCTACGATGACGGTACGAGCCGCGGGGCCGGGCTGCTTGTGCTCGATGAACCCACCAGTGCCCTGTCTGACGAGGAAGCCCGGCGGCTCTTCGCCATCATCCGTCGTCTGCGGGAGCGCGGCGCCGGTGTCGTGTACGTGTCGCACCGCATGGAGGAGATCTACGCCCTGGCAGACCGAATCACCGTGCTCCGCGATGGGCGCCAAGTCTGTACCGCCACTCCGGCCGAACTGCCACCCGATGAGCTGGTCGCCCGAATGGTCGGCCGCACTTTCGCCGCCCCTACTGCCCGGCAGGATGCCGCCACCGGACCGGTCCGCCTGGAGGTTCGCAGTGTGGCGCTGCGGTCGGCTGACGGGCGCCGCACGGCCCTCCATGACATCGAACTCGTGGTCCGCGCCGGAGAGATGGTCGGCCTCACCGGCTTGCTGGGCAGTGGCGCCAGCGAACTGCTCGGCGCCATCTACGGCCGGTACGGCCGGCTGGACAGCGGTCAGATTCTGGTCGATGGGGTGCCCGTGCGCAACCTTGTTCCGCGGACAGCACTAGCGCGCGGTATCGCCCTGCTGACGAACGATCGACAGGCCAGCGGGCTGGTGTTGCCCCTTTCGGTGCTGGCTAACGTTACGCTCGCAGCCCTGCCGGAGTGCACCCGTGTCGGGCTGCTCAGGTCCGCCCGAGAGCGCGCCATCTACGCGGCTTCGGCGGGGCGTTTGGCCGTGAAAACACCCTCGATCCACGCGGCGGTCCGCACGTTATCCGGCGGCAACCAGCAGAAGGTGCTGCTGGCACGCTGGCTTGCCACGCGGCCCCTGGTATTGCTACTGGACGAGCCGACCCGTGGCATTGATGTCGCGGCCAAGGCAGAAATCTACGCCCTGCTCCGGGCACTCGCGCGAGACGGAGTCGGCCTCGTCATCTGCACCAGCGAGCTGCCCGAGTTGCTGGCGCTCGCGGATCGCGTGCTCGTCCTGCGGCGCGGGCGGATAGTGACGGAATTACCGCGCGGCATGGCGACGCAGGAAACGGTGCTGCATGCTGCGATGGGCGGGGAGTAGCGACGGGCAACCTCGCAACAAAGAGCGTGTCGCGGGGCACAGCGGGCTGATGCTGCCAGCGGGTCGACCGCATTGTCCGCAGTGGTTCGTTTTATGCCGTGTCGATGTAGAAGTAGTTGGCGAGAGACAGGAACACGCGCTTGGTGAGCACCTTTCCCAGCAGCAAGTAGCACAGCAACAGGGCCAGGACTGAGATACCAAAGCGCCAAAAAGCCCTGTTAAGAAAGGGATTTCCGCGCCTTGGCAACTCCACGAGATGCCGCGCACGGATCGCCGCATAGACACATAGACCCATGATTACTTTCGCGGGTAGAAGGAAGAGCAGCGCTCCCCAAATGTCGTCGAGGCAGGGTATCAGCGCCGTGCCCAACGACGGCAGGAACACAATGG from Phycisphaerales bacterium encodes the following:
- a CDS encoding sugar ABC transporter ATP-binding protein codes for the protein MFASHPDDCTLLEMRNITKSFDGVPVLLGVNFDLRAGEVHALVGENGAGKSTLIKVLAGVHRDWGGDVWLRGRTVRFSGPRAASQAGVAVIHQELALVPGLTVAENLFLGREPRTPWGTLNRHTMDTRAAAVLQEDLGIQVDPRGLAGALPLATRQVLEIAKALLIYDDGTSRGAGLLVLDEPTSALSDEEARRLFAIIRRLRERGAGVVYVSHRMEEIYALADRITVLRDGRQVCTATPAELPPDELVARMVGRTFAAPTARQDAATGPVRLEVRSVALRSADGRRTALHDIELVVRAGEMVGLTGLLGSGASELLGAIYGRYGRLDSGQILVDGVPVRNLVPRTALARGIALLTNDRQASGLVLPLSVLANVTLAALPECTRVGLLRSARERAIYAASAGRLAVKTPSIHAAVRTLSGGNQQKVLLARWLATRPLVLLLDEPTRGIDVAAKAEIYALLRALARDGVGLVICTSELPELLALADRVLVLRRGRIVTELPRGMATQETVLHAAMGGE